AGATGATAATTATACATCTATTATCGTTTCTGTTTCCAGACCGTACCCTGTGGTGTGTCTTCAAGGGTAACACCAAGGTCGGTAAGCCTGGCACGTATCTCGTCGGCAAGCTGGTACTGCTTCGCCTCGCGCAATCGTACCCGGGTGGCGATGAGCAACTCTATAAACGGCTCGGCACCCACGAACGGCGTCTCCGGTGTTTCTAGCGTCAGCCCCAGCACCCCTGCCATCTCTCTGAGCGTATCTCGTGCCCCCGAAGCGTCGTATCCGGCCTCATATGCCCGGTTTATCTCCCGCGCAAGGTCGAAGAGGGTGGCTATCGCCTGCGCCGTACCGAAATCATCGTCCATCGCCTCGATAAACCGCTGCCGGTAGGACTCCGTGTCCAGTCCGTCTCCGGGGGCCTTACCCGCAGTACGTTCATCACTTGCCGACTGTCGCAGTCGTTCCGCCCCCTTCTCCGCCGCCTCCAGTGCCTCGTCGGAGTAGGTCAATGGGCCGCGGTAGTAAGAGCCGAGGATGAAGATGCGGATTGCGTCCGGGCTATATATCTCCAGGGCTTCCCGTATCGTTATCAGGTTGCCCAGTGACTTGCTCATCTTCTCTTCGTCCATCTGGAGCAGCCCGTTGTGCAGCCAGTATTTGGCGAAGGGCTTCTTGCCGGTAAAGCTCTCCGACTGGGCAATCTCGTTCTCGTGGTGGGGAAAGACCAGGTCCTGTCCGCCGCCGTGAATATCTATGGTGTCACCGAGGTACTTCAGGGACATCGCACTGCACTCGATGTGCCATCCTGGCCTTCCCTTACCCCAGGGGCTGTCCCAGGACGGCTCTCCTGGCTTCGCTTCCTTCCAGAGGACGAAGTCCATCGGGTGCTCCTTCTCCTCCTCCGCCTCGATACGCGCCCCGGCCATCATCGAGTCCAGCGTGCGGCGAGACAGCTTCCCGTAGTCAGATACGTTCCGCACCCTGAAGTATACATTGCCACCGACAGCATAGGCGAACCCCTTGTCCACCAGGCCATTGACAACCTCTATTATCTTCTCTATCTCTCCCATCGCC
The Dehalococcoidales bacterium DNA segment above includes these coding regions:
- the cysS gene encoding cysteine--tRNA ligase gives rise to the protein MRVYSTLSGQKEEFVPQGDEVTMYVCGVNPYSDAHIGHAMSYIFFDVVRRYLEFRGYRVRHVQNITDIEDNIIDTANRLGVSVPELTQKYTIRYDEDMEALNILPAHVYPRAMGEIEKIIEVVNGLVDKGFAYAVGGNVYFRVRNVSDYGKLSRRTLDSMMAGARIEAEEEKEHPMDFVLWKEAKPGEPSWDSPWGKGRPGWHIECSAMSLKYLGDTIDIHGGGQDLVFPHHENEIAQSESFTGKKPFAKYWLHNGLLQMDEEKMSKSLGNLITIREALEIYSPDAIRIFILGSYYRGPLTYSDEALEAAEKGAERLRQSASDERTAGKAPGDGLDTESYRQRFIEAMDDDFGTAQAIATLFDLAREINRAYEAGYDASGARDTLREMAGVLGLTLETPETPFVGAEPFIELLIATRVRLREAKQYQLADEIRARLTDLGVTLEDTPQGTVWKQKR